In Streptococcus salivarius, the sequence CAACATCTGGAACTTGGGATACTTGTTTTGTTCCTCGATAAACCTTCTTAGCTTGCGGTTCAATACGTGATAATTCTTTTTCAGTACTTGACTGTAATTTACCATCTACATAGATGTCTGTGATTTCTACCAAAACTTGTCCGTTTATTGCTGCAACTTCTCTAACTTTGCCTGCATCAAGACTTGCATCATCAACGTATTCTACTTTATCTGTTGTGATGACACGACTCTCCTGACGAGTTTTAACTTGTCTAGCTAGGGCCCACTTAGCCCATAAGGTTTTATCTCCAACTGAATTAAAGAGAGTACTGTCTATCTTATTTCCAATAAAATCTGGATTATCATACCACCCTTCAAAAACATAACCACTACGAGTTGGACTGACCAAAGGAACTTCAACGTCGGTTTGGTATGTTGAAGGTAAGTCACGAGTAACACTGCCACCACCTAAATTGTAATTAAGGGAATAAGTATGAGGTACCAATTTAAAGTCAATCCCCGTTTGAACAGGCGCTACAGGAAGCCAATCAGATTCAGATGAAATGTACCCCTCTTTAGAAACCTTGACTTTCCAAAGGCCTTCAGGAACATCCCAAGCAAATTCCCCATTTACACTTGTTAAAACTGGGTTAAGTTGAGAATAGTCATCAGCATTCCAAACTTCCTCATTTCCATTAGCGTCCTTATAGTAAACTGTAACTTGGGCACCAGATAGAGCTTTACTTGTTACGCTATTTATAATTGTTCCAGATGGATCAATAACATAATTTGGCGATTCAGGAAGAGTTAAAAGATAGTTTTTAACTTCAACAAGATCAGTAATTAAAGGATAATTACCACTATCACTAAAACGTGATTTGGAAGAACGGTAACCTCGATCTAAAGTATAAAAGAACGACGTTAGATTATGAACTGAAACGTCTGGATTATTAATAGTCTTCTTGTATGGTACTTTAACATCATTTGTCATCTGTCCCATTGTTGCGAAACTATTATCCCTGTCTATTTTATCAACCAAATAACGTGTAAATATTTTGCCTTTTTCTATCGCTCTGTAGAAACTTTCTTGTTGATTGTTAAAACCTGGACCAGTAAAATTAACAACTCTTCGTAATTTACCTTCAATATCAGCTAAGTTATCATCTTCTAAAATCCGGTCTCCTGCATTAATTGCTTGATAACCTCCTAAAGAATGCCCTGTGATATAAATATTTTCAATATTTGGATAGTTTAACTTAACTTCTTCCATAATTTTATTAATCTGATACTTCGCTGCCCTTTCTTGAGGACTATTCCCCCCAGGAATTTTTATATTCCCCAAACCAGCTTCATTATCAATACCCAAAAGGTCAAATTTATTTGGTTTATTTGGCTTTTCATCGCTTCCCCTAAAAGCAACAATGATGTTTTCTTTATTTTTATCAATAAAATATGAAACTGTGGAATGATATTCACCAGGAGAAGGATTATTGCCCGCTATCTCAGGCTCTTTAAAAGCATTTTCTAGTTGCTTAACAAATATCCAATTAGAGAATAAGCTTCTGTCTGTAGACTCAAGGTTTAAATCATAGAATTGATGTTTCGGTTTGTTATCTGATTTTAACTCATCAAAATTAAACTGTGATACTCCTGTTTCCCCATTTTCAGGTAATAGTTTCTCTAACTCTTTTGGAGAGAGGTAAGCTAAACCTGAGAAAATCAACAAATCCCTATCAGACACATCCCAACTATTCTTATGTTTATCGGCAATTATAGGATTATACTTACTGATTACTTTCTTATCCGTTTCCTTTACTTTATCCGAATCAATTAGACCATCTCCATCACTATCTCGACTGTTAAGCGTTTCAACTTTGATGATAAAATCTTTTGGAATGAAATCATCTCTTATACCATTTACATCGAAAAAGCCTTTGTATTTGAATAAATGAGGATTAGACTGTCTACTTAAATGAATAAATCCATTTTTATTATTTCGAGATGTTTTTATAGAAACTCCAGAAACATTTTTATCATTCTCCAACTCCACTTCAAATTCAAACTTTTCTCCTGGTCGGAAAATTACATTATTATTTGGTTTACCATCAGTTAAATCAAACGATTGTCCATGATGTTTCATAATAAATGATTTTAGACGTGGGGCAGATGATTGATATAATATAGTCTTTCTTTTAGCAATTATGTTATCCCGTGAAATTTCTGAAATAACGGTTAAGAAGATTTTTCTTAAAGAGTTTTCATCACTCGATAATTTTGAAACATCTACTGGAACTACTGCACTATAACTGCCATCCTCTTTAGAGAGTGTTTCCAGGATTCTTTCAGATGAATCCTTAACAAATAATTTTATTTTGGTATTTGGCTTAGTCTTCCCAGATACTGTTAACGAATTACTAGATATATAATCATTAACATTTATAGTCAAATACGGCATTTCTTCATTAATATGACCTAGAAGCTCAGCTCTTTGAATACCATTTTCCTTATAACGAATTTGTGCGACAATATCTAAATAGGTTAATTCTTCCGCTGTTGTTTTAACATTAAAGTCAAAAGTTCCTTTTAATGAATTTATGTCCTTCAATGTTAAAACATTTTTATTATTTCCTGAAATCGTACCTTTTTTTACAATAGGGTTTGCTGAATTAAAACTTATCTTATCATCTGGTAGTGTGATAACAATCTCTGTATCTGAGATGTTACGCCCTGCTGTGTTTAATTCGTATTCTAAACGAAGCGAAAGGTCTCCAGAAAATTTTAGATTCTGAGATGTTGTTAGTAAATGAGCTTTTGTCACAATACTATCGTTGTAGTGCTTGTAATCATCTCCTACTGCTACTGTCTTAAAACCATTAGCTTTCAAATAAGTATCGGCATAAGAACCAACTACAACATGGAATGTTACCTTATCCTTGTTTGCAATAAGGTTATCTCCAATATTTGTAACACCTGCAGGAATATAAACATTTTCCAATCCTTCCATATTAACAAAAGCATTTGTATCAATACTCTCAACTTTATCTGGAATAACTAGTTGTTTCATCCCTTTGTTTCCTTCAAAAAGATAACCTTTTAATGCTTTTAACTCAGAAGGTAGCTTTATACTCTTTAAATTAGGATTAAATCGGAATGCTCCATCTCCAATCTCACTGACAGTATCTGGAATATCATAATAACCTATATCCGTTGATTCAAATGCACGTGAATCAATTTTTGTTAAACCAACAGGTAGAATAACATCTTTAAAACCTTCTTGTGGGCCGTCAAAACTTATAGCTATAGACTTATTATTTCGGAATGCATATTTACCAATTTCCTTAATCCCTGAAGGTACGATAAAGGTTGTCAAACCTGTGTTTTCAAACATACCATCAGGTATACGGATACCCTCAATTTTATTACGCAATTCATTCAATTTCTTACTGCCTGCAAAGGCTCTATCTGCTGTTGTTAATTTTTCAGGAATATTAACACTATTTAAAGTGTTAATATTTCCAAAAGCGTACTCCCCTAACGTTTCTACAGTATCTGGTAAAGTTAAGAACGTAAGACTAGTTCCATCAAAAGCGTGAGACCCAATCTCGGTAAGATTAATATTGTCTTTAAATGTCACTGATTTTATAGGTGTTACACCCTTAAAAAGATAATCTGATACCTTGCTAACGCCACCTTCAAAATTAACAAAGATACTCTCAGGTCTTTGTTTAGATATTTCATCACCATAATAATTTTGATAGGTAAACGGTGATATTGTGTTAACATCATAATATCTATCAAGTTCTATATTTGACTTGATTTTTACAACTCTAAGCTTACTACTATTTCCAAAAGCTGACCTTCCTAAATATTGTAAAGAAGCCGGTAGCTCTATCACCTTCAACTGATTACCAACAAAAGCTGACGAAGCAATTCGTTGGATTCCTTCTGATAAAATCAAGTCAGATAATTTAGTATTGTAAAAAGCACCAGAATTAATTTCCTCAATATTACTTGGAACTTCTAATTTAGTCAGTCCTGTATTAGCAAAAGCATTCTCAGAAATAGCTCTCAACTGTTTGGGAAAGATCACTTCTTTGAGTGAATGGTTATTTTCAAAGGCTCCCCTACCCAAATAAGTCAAACTATCAGGTAGTTTAACATGTTTCAAATTTGTATTCGCGAATGCTCTTTCATCAATGGTTTCCAAAGCATTATTTAAAACAATTTCACTTAAATAATCGTTTTGAGCAAAGGCATAATTTTCTATTGTTTTAATTGTAGAAGGCAGGGTAAATGTTTTAATCCCAATATTACTTAAAAGAGCTGCTGGAATTTTTTCACGACCATCTTCAATGATTACATTTTCAAGTTTCTTACTGTTTGAAAAAGCATTATAACCACTTTCAAGACTCAAAGGGATATTTACTGAGACTAAGGTAGCAATTTCCCCAAAAGCTTCATTTTCCAGTGTCTTTATTTTAGATGGTAGAACAACAGTTGTTAGTTGTGTACCTGAAAACGCATTTTGTCCTATTGATATTAAGTTATTTGGTAACGTAATACTTTTCAAAGGAGTATCAGCAAAAGCAATCCCTCCAATACTTGACACTGATTCAGGAATTGTGATCTTAGCTATATTTGTCTTATAGAAAGTCTTATTTGAGATTTCTTT encodes:
- a CDS encoding leucine-rich repeat protein, with protein sequence MKEVLKLRKRRTGQWVTVAGTVLVGACMVFGNSVVFADEASNNVPTITENSTVTETVTSGYSDVVLPHSIENSSNTNSEVTSSEKAIDTEEHKTNFSVSEQVNPETGTSSPSEDVTALVANNNSSVDKITSKEDANRTLDNSIGDDRASVLTNSSDSRVEKTVEEENRKRLDYFEELNASGASRIEIPEGMTVIDNNAFKNNSKLKEVILPSTLKSIGISAFEGTSLSKIELPSSLTYIGENAFANIKTLTEVTIPKSVETASHAFSGDVNLKKVIFEDGIVTIPSGILNNTGLEEIVLPSSVKTIGSYAFSNNKSLEKINLLDGVRQIEEGAFSGDSKLSVVELPETLTEISRYVFSDTPSLTHINLPSGITNIGTGAFEHSGLTSIELPKELTGIGHWAFRGTHLSAIYLPRKLNYLGINAFSDIGTLKEVTVTSNINNGWDYWGAPFYSSPLTTVVIEEGVTKIPARMFYNQKGIMNINFPSTMKEIGANAFEGTSLKAVLFPLAVEYIGDHAFGDIATLISIDVGSNLVTGQNAFSASKNLVTINLKSGVRKIVDGFLADTGITEFVVPEGVEEIGKDAFSSNKQLTKITLPSTLKTIGEGAFSNTGLKEIVFPASMKTIPKGILDSTQVEKIVLSEGVEEIGDYAFANNKLLKSVVFPSTLKKIGRAAFKNSNLESVTLPSGLEEIAEEAFSYNKLSAVTLPTQLKTLGDNAFSNNNLKEVTLPSHLEVLGTAFVDNSELSKITFSEGLKEIRGAFYSSLSAFSGTSIKSVVLPKSLEKIGDGAFYDLKGLADISIPENVTSIGNEAFYNTGLTSIDLPANLKTIGRYAFSGTKLKKVVLPSQVETIGNHAFSIESLESVHIPKSLKSISSYSSTTSYIYDSPWSNVAWGEGIFSGAKNLKTVTFEDGISEIISELFSGTGINKIDLPSSVTKIDSAAFANSDLTTINLPPSLSEIQDFAFANTKLKEITIPDSVEKIGYGAFDSVETLDKVTLPANLKEISNKTFYKTNIAKITIPESVSSIGGIAFADTPLKSITLPNNLISIGQNAFSGTQLTTVVLPSKIKTLENEAFGEIATLVSVNIPLSLESGYNAFSNSKKLENVIIEDGREKIPAALLSNIGIKTFTLPSTIKTIENYAFAQNDYLSEIVLNNALETIDERAFANTNLKHVKLPDSLTYLGRGAFENNHSLKEVIFPKQLRAISENAFANTGLTKLEVPSNIEEINSGAFYNTKLSDLILSEGIQRIASSAFVGNQLKVIELPASLQYLGRSAFGNSSKLRVVKIKSNIELDRYYDVNTISPFTYQNYYGDEISKQRPESIFVNFEGGVSKVSDYLFKGVTPIKSVTFKDNINLTEIGSHAFDGTSLTFLTLPDTVETLGEYAFGNINTLNSVNIPEKLTTADRAFAGSKKLNELRNKIEGIRIPDGMFENTGLTTFIVPSGIKEIGKYAFRNNKSIAISFDGPQEGFKDVILPVGLTKIDSRAFESTDIGYYDIPDTVSEIGDGAFRFNPNLKSIKLPSELKALKGYLFEGNKGMKQLVIPDKVESIDTNAFVNMEGLENVYIPAGVTNIGDNLIANKDKVTFHVVVGSYADTYLKANGFKTVAVGDDYKHYNDSIVTKAHLLTTSQNLKFSGDLSLRLEYELNTAGRNISDTEIVITLPDDKISFNSANPIVKKGTISGNNKNVLTLKDINSLKGTFDFNVKTTAEELTYLDIVAQIRYKENGIQRAELLGHINEEMPYLTINVNDYISSNSLTVSGKTKPNTKIKLFVKDSSERILETLSKEDGSYSAVVPVDVSKLSSDENSLRKIFLTVISEISRDNIIAKRKTILYQSSAPRLKSFIMKHHGQSFDLTDGKPNNNVIFRPGEKFEFEVELENDKNVSGVSIKTSRNNKNGFIHLSRQSNPHLFKYKGFFDVNGIRDDFIPKDFIIKVETLNSRDSDGDGLIDSDKVKETDKKVISKYNPIIADKHKNSWDVSDRDLLIFSGLAYLSPKELEKLLPENGETGVSQFNFDELKSDNKPKHQFYDLNLESTDRSLFSNWIFVKQLENAFKEPEIAGNNPSPGEYHSTVSYFIDKNKENIIVAFRGSDEKPNKPNKFDLLGIDNEAGLGNIKIPGGNSPQERAAKYQINKIMEEVKLNYPNIENIYITGHSLGGYQAINAGDRILEDDNLADIEGKLRRVVNFTGPGFNNQQESFYRAIEKGKIFTRYLVDKIDRDNSFATMGQMTNDVKVPYKKTINNPDVSVHNLTSFFYTLDRGYRSSKSRFSDSGNYPLITDLVEVKNYLLTLPESPNYVIDPSGTIINSVTSKALSGAQVTVYYKDANGNEEVWNADDYSQLNPVLTSVNGEFAWDVPEGLWKVKVSKEGYISSESDWLPVAPVQTGIDFKLVPHTYSLNYNLGGGSVTRDLPSTYQTDVEVPLVSPTRSGYVFEGWYDNPDFIGNKIDSTLFNSVGDKTLWAKWALARQVKTRQESRVITTDKVEYVDDASLDAGKVREVAAINGQVLVEITDIYVDGKLQSSTEKELSRIEPQAKKVYRGTKQVSQVPDVAPIEQNKPEAIIETKVRQESRVLKTDKVEYVNDTSLDAGKIREVAAVDGQVLVEITDIYVNGELQSSTEKELSRIEPQSKKVYRGTKQVSQVPDVAPIEHNKPEAIIETKVRQESRVLKTDKIEYVDDASLDVGKVREIAAVDGQVLVEITDIYVNGELQSSTEKELSRIEPQSKKVYRGTKQVSQISDVALIEVNRIERNSITKEHQGVSTVINTKLEPVVMNQSSSEPLSSKETTIRTKGYLPNTSSEYGYGFEWAGIIALATAHFGIISNKRKKNIKN